Part of the Ascaphus truei isolate aAscTru1 chromosome 16, aAscTru1.hap1, whole genome shotgun sequence genome, tgtgctccattcattataggtgactcaggatacggaattaggccgtggctcttgactccggtgctaaaccctcaaactgaagcagaggacaggtacaatgcagcccatatatctacaagatctgttatagagaggacatttggcctactcaagaccaggtttaggtgtctggacagaactggtggggctcttctatacaagcctcaaaaagtgtctgatattatccttgcctgttgcattttgcacaatgttgcactcaggcacaatgtacagtcagacctagctgaggctttggtagacgagcatcccacccatgtagctgctgaaaatgaacaaacagccagtggtggccagacacgacagaatctcatcaattcatttttttcttgtaagtacaaactcatatgttcctagtactacttttatagtttaattatgttatattaacaataatgtttctttatataaccttctgttaggacacagatgaatatgggttgcacacctttcttttctctgctgtgtgcacaaagggatgtggcaccggtatgttattgttgcacaggttatataatccctcttcaattgtactttagttgtgtgtatgtgaatacaacttgggtaacaaagcaataatattttagcattgtgttattccttatgctaagacaaaacacatattatgcccataatcattcatgcttctagtatgcttacatacaatgttattggtgcagtgtaacatgtacatccatatgatgtgtacaccaggctgatttacattttgaatgtcatgaaatatacatggtgttgtacatttaacaccaaatacacactttgctgtgttgtttacggtactgaagatggcatgtcaatgtttgcaatttatatattgttcctttgcattataggtatatctccagtatgactgatcatggtatgtatatttgctgacatctctcataagatgtggctacctcaatcttcctataattattggaactaaaaacccaacatattggtttaaacacaaatgttacatatatgtactttctgtatcatgtatatgcatttagctactcttgagctttcatgtgcattgtattacaaaatgattactcacatttcatcacattttatgtatgtttccttataatttccattaatgtaatatagaggtggttggagaaaaggggataactgtacttatttgtttacttacgggagcacattcatcactagcatagacacactttttaagacaactgtttgtgtctctatcaattggtgtaggatccatgtataacaccgacaaatgataacaccagctttattatggtagcttatatcatcatattgactatactatgtatttctaaacgattaataaacacagtaaactatagttagttaggttaatgaaatatacacagaaacgtacttcataacatgatggtgatgtcatattcagaacatcatgcattggaggggaccataacatctggccagtaacattatttgctacagtcccaaaccattttatctacatacccatgtaacaagagattttaaaaataaatggctacttggttgtaagtgtcctttacattgggagaaggagtggctcactgagtaaagacacacactagcactgatagtttgaagcaggggagtctggttcaattcccggtgtgggctccttgtgaccttggccaagtcactttatctccctgtgcctcatgcggcaaaaaaacatttgtacgttccacgggccagggacctcaggctgaaacatgtgtctgtaaatcgctgcgtacaactagcagccctatacatgaacatgctcatattattattattattgttacatagtttcgacagtcatacgttccattacatattagaatacacaaatgtgttagcagagtgggaatggttgttatatataaaacacaccatgtcataaaatgttagtagtcattaaagaacactcaataaaaattcatgaggcactcttttgcaacatcattatgttaattaagtgcttatgcaatataggcataagggtatcacatttttaattgtttgttaataagcgctgcaagcaatataaaattagttccatatgtagtatagtagtcggtggctcctcctcacaatcatctcatataaaggtagactcttctgaaatcatacattgatccgattgtatcttccccgacatctctgaaatacagcaaacacatgatggtcaaagatggcaccttactagatatgcatccgtgacaacgcgttacgcagctctatatgattgtgtagatacacacgtcactcacttatatgttagaagtaaaactgttcatcagtatgtaatgtttctttaaatttgtagcaggcataactatgtataagaagtgaacgttgcctgtatactgaaagatgtgcgcgcacatctttgtgtgcgcacgcacttcacgcttggctccactaactgttagcgcatgcgcaaaacaaagcgtacgttgtgcgttcaatacatgttgaaaataccagtaaacataacatctttatttcaaatacaatgaagacgaaactacattcgttctaaacgagtacatctgtattctttttaaacagacgtgtttgaacagaaagcacggccgataacacaatgcgcaaatgcaatacgtgtgacgtcatgttaagccagcgtgaaacgcacgctaacactcctcccactcaattaacattcggctaacgcccagggtacgcctacaaacactgagccgcacgcatcacacactgcagttaccgttactataacaaaacatgacagccaataggctttgaggcgcgcacgtcgcttgggggcggggcttacatcagtaatcctttttaaggacgccttggcccatgacaagggtcccacgtcatacgtggtggacccggttttcaatgttgtagatgttgcatgataacaaaacaggtatgtgttagagtaatggtaaaatgttgctaatatgtttaaagggataggaaagtacgtatatttattccgtcagcaatgtgtactactctttcaggtcctactatattgtattaggaaacaatttgtttgtgatcgctacatgttatgcagtctgcaatgttacgctgtatccacgcattgaaagtgaaaatggtggttacaaaaaaaaaaaaaatttaaacgcagagtcaacgcataacgattgttatatttaccattcttctagaattaactcttcgcctggctgcaactggtcgctccagaaatgcaagccattttcatccacgcttaacccaaccgctgaatccagtatggcacatatctcctccaggatgcgctcataggaatcgccactgctttcttcaaataattggtcgggaggtaggttcatttcttccggttcccattccaatgcaatttcagctgaaaggcttggtacataatcatagtacttttgttcttgtacaatgtgggtttcaggaatggaggctgcagatattgcagcacgtatcgattcaaacggatcagtagtagcggatacattgctattgccattaggaataaatatgcctttcacgacaatataagtgccgtctttcaggataaattgtttttccggggcaatcttccagaaaccataggtgtgttgtagcttatcctggtcacgttcaaaaaagtcattacttgataaagtgaatcttattgaggaattaaaattccgtgcatgcttacggtcttggtaataaggatattttgctcgaatgaaatcatcgatttggcgtgtgcttgctttctgtccgcgactgttcaagatggcttcacagatcatgtacttataccctaaaaggggattaatattgttaacgaattcatcagccatgtctgagtagcacaaaagctgtgtgcaggtctgtgttatttgctcatcaaaatgaatgtgctgaatggctaacaaactcctgtttttccttgtcaaggtcaacaaaagtaactactttgactccttatttcaaacgccaattggatttggttgtctaattgggttaacagttgtggttcgtgatatgggactgtgggagaaacatttctccttcttttatctcgtttgtgaaaaacatccctagactgtgaatgcgttcacatagtgtttttttgaaaactaacaaaggccagtgtgtgaaaatatttcttagccaggcatatcagtaaaaacacacctgcaaaaagaaatgttttttccccgcttacatttctgtgtgtatgtgaaagtctggttaactccctgtctgcatgagtttaaatacgtgtgtatatatatatatatatatatatatatatatatatatatataaatatatctcttataaaaatatatatatatttatatataatatattttttttttttatattgcaggagtacacacaacattgatggcattaagtataccttgtatgaaacctatttaaatggtgagaaacatgattgaattaagtaataaacatttgtttaagcacaatactgttagagtctcatacttaggatatttctcaaacattaggcctgtattattaaaatagtgtgctttcacaaggaagcatgaagtgtattagtttgtgtataccagtttatatagtactatatatatatatatatatatatatatatatatatatatatatatatatatatatatatatatatatatatatatatatacacacacatatatacatatatatatatatatatacacatatatatatacacatatatacatatatatatatacacatatatacatatatatatatacacatatatacatatatatatatatatatacacacactcacactcacactcacactcagtgtgtgtgtgtgtgtgtatatatattattatacattctgagatgttatagaaacgaacacacaactgattaaaggacaaaattacaatggccaagcaaggcaaaggtaagtaataatttacacataatcctgctgtacacgtacaagaaagatgtttgcacttacttaggtgttttaataattgcatgtgactaatatgcatatgcaattcttacatcaattaacacacccaaatgcaatgttttgctgcaaagtcaatggcagcttctctaaacttagcaactggctcctggtggaccattactgaacagacgattacaacataaatatttataacacaattaattatgagtgttaacatttccaaaccttcacgtgtacaagaacatagttgaaagtttggaaacaacacagtcttcagcatacatacaatagtaattagataatctgaagtcaacaaaacaaggccaaacacatattttctgaattataacatttattttttttgttccttttgtgagcgagtaacaggcctgcttgttgtctcttgaattttcctttttcttttgccaccaactttaggcacaacagagccactttgagtggcctctggcacttcacgggcagggcttgtggccagtgactgttcacctacagggcttgtgggcagtgattcacctacagggcttgtggccagtgactcacctacagggcttgtgggcagtgattcacctacagggcttgtggccagtgactcacctacagggcttgtggccagtgactcacctacagggcttgtgggcagtgattcacctacagggcttttgggcagcgactcacctacagggcttttgggtagtgactgttcacggacagggcttgtgcccagtgacacatgtgagcaagttggtagacactgcacaagtgatggttggtctgtttcatgtgtgtcttttgttgtttttgaccaaaaactggtcagtagtaactgcttgtattttgtttttgtgggctcctttgtaggtgtcagctgctgattttgtacagatggcagtggtagtatgtcgtcaggaacctgcacagcaatgtctgctacttgaccggtaacatttgggcctggtgaatgaatctcagatgaatgtggtgaaaactgacctgcatgaacagatcctggctgggaggtgttgaattgtggtacattagtcattctccagtaattagcttgtgtttgctgaacaactaatgcttcgaatgaggtgttgattttttgcaactgtttaggcacttcaatgaagactctgtggagatgtgccaattgtgatactgtttcttcctgcagtccaatcatcctttccagcactgtcatcatgtctgaatggcgacgattttctgcgtccactatttttccctctgaagctacaattgcatcgtatgtggaagttgatggacgatttggcggtacaacagtttctattggcacctcttcatggtcacatgattgtatttcagtctcttctgtggcgtcatcctcatcatactcatcatcctcatcaccatgatgttctaaaaagaaatgtacacattattaaatggcatgttaatgtatgctgtgttactatgtaattgtactgtgtcctaagtaacacctaacatgttagcatacgttttataacctcattaaaaactaccttgacttacgaataatgtttggactcagtatgaaatatgaatgaatgaaaagttgctctaaactcagaagtcctacatgataattaacatcactaacacaatacatgttgccttacacttaattttcactgacactaagtaatcctatttaaagaagatgtgcaaaacaaataatgcacatgacaacataacatatagaagagcacatattatatggccagcaaatgatacactcaccttctagtagtgttgagctggctgacccaggtgaagacacttgttccatctcaggtgacacatgtcctccaggggcaactatatataacaataacataag contains:
- the LOC142467699 gene encoding uncharacterized protein LOC142467699, which codes for MLLLYIVAPGGHVSPEMEQVSSPGSASSTLLEEHHGDEDDEYDEDDATEETEIQSCDHEEVPIETVVPPNRPSTSTYDAIVASEGKIVDAENRRHSDMMTVLERMIGLQEETVSQLAHLHRVFIEVPKQLQKINTSFEALVVQQTQANYWRMTNVPQFNTSQPGSVHAGQFSPHSSEIHSPGPNVTGQVADIAVQVPDDILPLPSVQNQQLTPTKEPTKTKYKQLLLTSFWSKTTKDTHETDQPSLVQCLPTCSHVSLGTSPVREQSLPKSPVGESLPKSPVGESLPTSPVGESLATSPVGESLATSPVGESLPTSPVGESLATSPVGESLPTSPVGEQSLATSPAREVPEATQSGSVVPKVGGKRKRKIQETTSRPVTRSQKEQKK